In Arvicola amphibius chromosome 1, mArvAmp1.2, whole genome shotgun sequence, one DNA window encodes the following:
- the Ndufb8 gene encoding NADH dehydrogenase [ubiquinone] 1 beta subcomplex subunit 8, mitochondrial isoform X1: MAAPGAAALGVRWLQRATRGMVPLGSRRAFHMTKDMLPGRYPRTPEERAAAAKKYNMRVEDYEPYPDDGMGYGDYPKLPDRSQQERDPWYEWDHPDLRLNWGETIPWDLDMYIRNRVDTSPTPVSWNVMCKHLFGFVAFMAFMFWVGETFPSYQPVGPKQYPYNNLYLEKGGDPTKEPEPVVHYEI; encoded by the exons ATGGCGGCGCCCGGGGCTGCAGCCCTGGGAGTCCGGTGGCTGCAAAGGGCAACCCGCGGCATGGTGCCACTGGGTTCACGGAGAG CCTTCCATATGACCAAGGACATGCTGCCGGGGCGGTATCCTAGGACCCCAGAGGAACGCGCCGCGGCCGCCAAGAAGTATAATATGCGCGTGGAAGACTACGAGCCGTACCCGGATGATGGcatggg GTATGGCGACTACCCAAAGCTCCCTGACCGCTCACAGCAGGAGAGGGATCCATGGTATGAATGGGACCACCCAGACCTGCGGTTGAACTGGGGCGAAACG ATCCCCTGGGACCTAGACATGTACATCAGGAATCGTGTGGACACATCCCCTACACCTGTTTCTTGGAATGTCATGTGTAAACATCTCTTCGGCTTCGTGGCCTTCATGGCTTTCATGTTCTGGGTTGGGGAGACTTTCCCTTCCTACCAGCCTGTG gGGCCGAAGCAATACCCTTACAATAATCTGTACCTGGAAAAAGGCGGTGATCCTACCAAAGAACCTGAGCCGGTGGTTCACTATGAGATCTGA
- the Ndufb8 gene encoding NADH dehydrogenase [ubiquinone] 1 beta subcomplex subunit 8, mitochondrial isoform X2 — protein sequence MTKDMLPGRYPRTPEERAAAAKKYNMRVEDYEPYPDDGMGYGDYPKLPDRSQQERDPWYEWDHPDLRLNWGETIPWDLDMYIRNRVDTSPTPVSWNVMCKHLFGFVAFMAFMFWVGETFPSYQPVGPKQYPYNNLYLEKGGDPTKEPEPVVHYEI from the exons ATGACCAAGGACATGCTGCCGGGGCGGTATCCTAGGACCCCAGAGGAACGCGCCGCGGCCGCCAAGAAGTATAATATGCGCGTGGAAGACTACGAGCCGTACCCGGATGATGGcatggg GTATGGCGACTACCCAAAGCTCCCTGACCGCTCACAGCAGGAGAGGGATCCATGGTATGAATGGGACCACCCAGACCTGCGGTTGAACTGGGGCGAAACG ATCCCCTGGGACCTAGACATGTACATCAGGAATCGTGTGGACACATCCCCTACACCTGTTTCTTGGAATGTCATGTGTAAACATCTCTTCGGCTTCGTGGCCTTCATGGCTTTCATGTTCTGGGTTGGGGAGACTTTCCCTTCCTACCAGCCTGTG gGGCCGAAGCAATACCCTTACAATAATCTGTACCTGGAAAAAGGCGGTGATCCTACCAAAGAACCTGAGCCGGTGGTTCACTATGAGATCTGA